A genomic region of Micromonospora sp. NBC_01796 contains the following coding sequences:
- a CDS encoding FG-GAP repeat domain-containing protein, which yields MKLFVRIAVIRGLARVITGAALGVLTIAAGTLVATAPAQASTLNGPIGRDEIIDRAQNWVDRDITYTQTGTWASDPEGSHTYRRDCSGLVSMAWHLSRSYVTDDFQGDNAMWDTLGSLHDFQPGDAMVRSGHMELFSHWKNRNDHTEGAYVYSFNSDGQTVQNPYADNNTGARGFNGWSDLLSYKPIRRTGLDNSAGAKGPALVHDDGSSAMTIHRWTSTGSSFARTSDYTSSGSYNLAAVGDRVASGDVTGDGVDDIVMAYQLGDGTFGFYVYKSGITSLGRWYTSGPFNLDPVGGRLVVGDFTGDGKAEPALVRDEGDGDMTIYRWISTGTSFSRTTDYSSTGSFELANVGDRVASGDVTGDGIDDIVMAYQLADGTFGYYVYKSGVNSLGRWYTSGQYNLGPVGARLVVGDFTGDRKAEPALVHDDGGGAMTIHRWTSNGSSFSRTTDFTAPSFTVSQVGNRAASGDVTGDGIDDIVMTYQLGDGTFGHYVFRSGISSLGRWYTSGQYNLGPVDGRLVLGNW from the coding sequence GTGAAGCTTTTCGTCAGAATTGCCGTGATCCGTGGCCTGGCCAGGGTGATCACCGGTGCCGCGCTCGGCGTACTCACCATCGCCGCCGGGACGCTGGTCGCCACCGCCCCGGCGCAGGCGTCGACCCTCAACGGGCCGATCGGTCGCGACGAGATCATCGACCGCGCCCAGAACTGGGTCGACCGGGACATCACGTACACCCAGACCGGAACCTGGGCCAGCGACCCCGAGGGTTCCCACACCTACCGCCGCGACTGTTCCGGCCTGGTCTCGATGGCCTGGCACCTCTCCCGCAGCTACGTCACCGACGACTTCCAGGGCGACAACGCGATGTGGGACACCCTCGGGAGCCTGCACGACTTCCAGCCGGGCGACGCCATGGTCCGCAGCGGACACATGGAACTGTTCTCGCACTGGAAGAACCGCAACGACCACACCGAGGGCGCCTACGTCTACTCCTTCAACAGCGACGGCCAGACCGTGCAGAACCCGTACGCGGACAACAACACCGGGGCACGCGGGTTCAACGGATGGAGCGACCTCCTGTCGTACAAGCCGATCCGGCGTACCGGTCTCGACAACTCGGCCGGAGCGAAGGGGCCGGCGCTGGTGCACGACGACGGCAGCAGTGCGATGACCATCCACCGGTGGACCTCGACCGGGTCGTCGTTCGCCCGGACCAGCGACTACACCTCCTCGGGCTCGTACAACCTGGCGGCCGTGGGCGACCGGGTCGCCTCGGGTGACGTGACCGGCGACGGCGTCGACGACATCGTGATGGCGTACCAGCTCGGCGACGGCACCTTCGGCTTCTACGTGTACAAGAGCGGCATAACCTCGCTCGGCCGCTGGTACACCTCCGGGCCGTTCAACCTCGACCCGGTCGGCGGTCGGCTGGTGGTGGGTGACTTCACCGGCGACGGCAAGGCCGAACCGGCCCTGGTACGCGACGAGGGCGACGGAGACATGACGATCTACCGATGGATCTCGACCGGAACATCGTTCAGCCGGACCACCGACTACTCCTCCACGGGGTCGTTCGAGCTGGCGAACGTGGGCGACCGGGTCGCCTCGGGTGACGTGACCGGCGACGGGATCGACGACATCGTGATGGCGTACCAGCTCGCCGACGGCACCTTCGGCTACTACGTCTACAAGAGCGGGGTCAACTCGCTCGGCCGCTGGTACACCTCCGGGCAGTACAACCTCGGCCCGGTCGGCGCCCGGCTGGTGGTGGGTGACTTCACCGGCGACCGCAAGGCCGAGCCGGCCCTCGTACACGACGACGGTGGCGGGGCCATGACGATCCACCGCTGGACGTCGAACGGCTCGTCGTTCAGCCGCACCACCGACTTCACCGCTCCCTCGTTCACCGTCAGCCAGGTGGGCAACCGGGCCGCCTCGGGTGACGTGACCGGTGACGGGATCGACGACATCGTGATGACGTACCAGCTCGGCGACGGCACCTTCGGTCACTACGTGTTCCGGAGCGGGATCAGCTCGCTCGGCCGGTGGTACACCTCCGGGCAGTACAACCTCGGCCCGGTCGACGGGCGCCTGGTTCTGGGGAACTGGTAA
- a CDS encoding NADPH-dependent FMN reductase, whose protein sequence is MIVTVSGDPRPHSSTLDLAERVSAAIAAHLAQPAPVTVDLAWLAPHLLTPDSVEVTRAVDLVCRASLLVVATPTRQGGYAGVLKLLGEALPAEGLLGIGAVPVVTAPEPRGTHETHRQLAEWLTALGASVVDPPLLVPDTLVARPRAVALAYAARLFGTRPAVPARRAVRLSA, encoded by the coding sequence ATGATCGTCACCGTGTCCGGCGATCCGCGTCCCCACTCATCCACCCTGGACCTGGCCGAACGGGTCAGCGCCGCGATCGCCGCCCATCTCGCCCAACCGGCGCCGGTCACCGTCGATCTCGCCTGGCTGGCCCCTCACCTGCTCACCCCGGACAGCGTCGAGGTCACCCGCGCCGTCGACCTGGTCTGCCGGGCCAGCCTGCTGGTCGTCGCGACCCCGACCAGGCAGGGCGGGTACGCGGGCGTACTCAAGCTGCTCGGTGAGGCCCTGCCCGCGGAGGGCCTGCTCGGGATCGGGGCGGTGCCGGTGGTGACCGCACCCGAGCCGCGGGGCACCCACGAGACCCACCGGCAGCTTGCCGAGTGGCTGACCGCCCTGGGTGCCTCGGTGGTGGACCCGCCGCTGCTGGTGCCGGACACGCTCGTCGCCCGGCCGAGGGCGGTGGCACTCGCGTACGCCGCCCGGCTGTTCGGCACCCGGCCCGCCGTACCGGCCCGTCGCGCGGTGCGACTGTCCGCCTGA
- a CDS encoding DUF4236 domain-containing protein produces MGLMFRKRKKFGPLILNFTENGFSSWSIKIGRWSWNSKARAHRVDLPGPLSWKQDKR; encoded by the coding sequence ATGGGTCTGATGTTCCGTAAGCGCAAGAAGTTCGGCCCACTGATCCTGAACTTCACCGAGAACGGCTTTTCCTCCTGGAGCATCAAGATCGGCCGCTGGTCGTGGAACTCCAAGGCCCGCGCACACCGCGTCGACCTGCCCGGACCACTGTCCTGGAAGCAGGACAAGCGCTGA
- a CDS encoding VOC family protein yields the protein MGIHRLNHAVLFVSDLARSVAFYRDVLGFRQVAMTPDNFAGAAFLQAPGSTNDHDLGLFELGTGAGPSTAGRSTVGLYHLAWEVDTLDELSATALRLSEAGALSGSSDHGTTKSLYAHDPDGLEFEVVWLVPADQLDDAAIAARKRIGRLDLDREKQRYGGQTRGGVGISVPV from the coding sequence ATGGGTATCCACCGGCTCAACCACGCCGTACTCTTCGTCAGCGATCTTGCCCGGAGCGTCGCCTTCTACCGTGACGTGCTCGGCTTCCGGCAGGTCGCGATGACGCCGGACAACTTCGCCGGGGCCGCGTTCCTCCAGGCGCCGGGCTCCACCAACGACCACGACCTCGGGCTGTTCGAGCTGGGCACCGGTGCCGGCCCGTCCACCGCCGGTCGGAGCACGGTCGGGCTCTACCACCTCGCCTGGGAGGTCGACACCCTGGACGAACTCTCGGCCACCGCGCTGCGGCTGAGCGAGGCGGGCGCGCTCTCCGGCAGCTCCGACCACGGCACCACCAAGAGCCTCTACGCCCACGACCCCGACGGACTCGAGTTCGAGGTGGTCTGGCTGGTCCCGGCCGACCAGCTCGACGACGCGGCGATCGCGGCGCGCAAGCGCATCGGCCGGCTCGACCTCGACCGCGAGAAGCAGCGGTACGGCGGGCAGACGCGCGGCGGCGTCGGGATCTCCGTACCGGTCTGA
- a CDS encoding MarR family winged helix-turn-helix transcriptional regulator: MLCIMTRWLDPEEQRTWRTFLAASQALMETLDRELQHDAGMPHAYYVILVHLSEAPDRRLRMSELAEAAGSSRSRLSHAVGRLEQSGWVRREDCPTDRRGQLAVLTDQGFAALAAAAPGHVEGVRRHLFDPLSPAQIDQLRRISEALVDHLDPKRPAS, encoded by the coding sequence ATGCTCTGCATCATGACCCGGTGGCTCGATCCCGAAGAACAGCGCACCTGGCGGACCTTCCTCGCCGCCAGCCAGGCGCTGATGGAGACCCTCGACCGGGAGCTGCAACACGACGCCGGCATGCCGCACGCCTACTACGTGATCCTGGTGCACCTCTCCGAGGCACCCGACCGCCGGCTGCGGATGAGCGAACTCGCCGAGGCGGCCGGCTCGTCGCGCAGCCGGCTCTCGCACGCCGTCGGGCGACTCGAACAGTCCGGCTGGGTACGGCGCGAGGACTGCCCCACCGACCGGCGCGGCCAGCTCGCCGTCCTCACCGACCAGGGCTTCGCCGCGCTCGCCGCAGCCGCACCCGGCCACGTCGAGGGCGTACGCCGGCACCTGTTCGACCCGCTCAGCCCAGCACAGATCGACCAACTGCGGCGGATCAGCGAAGCATTGGTCGACCATCTCGACCCGAAACGTCCGGCATCATGA
- a CDS encoding tetratricopeptide repeat protein encodes MSPGFGDLTPQAQQLVASGDLAGAQELLGAALNSADPSPANASPELTEAAGLQARVLVALGEPHSARGWASFAYAAADRLYGPSDQRTVASAATLAAVLHRVGSHERAARLYRDVIIELTANDGPESLRVLAAHADLATVEYAQGECQLARNRLEDAWELHREVYGDGHLSGIRMLARLGAMQRDCGHFTEAHEHLALARELCREHLPADHPLAAQVAALARAAANPDHSCHDGQSAESADPDEPGNRTAGPNAGYPTPADSPAPPPDSYTAQDRYTAPDRYAAPDRNPSPTGAYPAATGGYPPAAETYPVPPDTYPADADTYAAPADVSAVDAYGAPTDSHPAHAEPAPSLPPPRMPPPRVPPPRQPADHGPFGPGASSADTVYPPADDRATDRDNQWWPPDRAESDPADEPVDGPDDQRAGWTSTGRTGWRTEHPADQDNDSWARAPTGTDWDHAPTGSGWDHAPTGAAWNHGTPGGGSSPLPPAVPGMTADPDSGRDPFREAGGGTGTRHLPERRTQAKLPVRIYQPPRRPLRRTLPVILAGLVVVLLGTVAVVAGFALTGDADPEPTGPTGPTPSGPAAGTTPEATVPGPVAAPQVSPGAPPTALAIRDSRDSVSLTWIYPPGAEGPVVVSAGRTGQEPRAIYELAPGTTNFIVYSLNRNTDYCFTVAVVYSVDLVGRTKPVCTNRSS; translated from the coding sequence GTGTCTCCCGGCTTCGGCGATCTCACCCCTCAGGCGCAACAGCTCGTGGCCTCCGGCGATCTGGCCGGGGCTCAGGAACTGCTCGGTGCCGCCCTCAACAGCGCCGATCCCAGCCCGGCGAACGCCTCACCGGAACTCACCGAGGCGGCCGGGCTCCAGGCAAGGGTGCTGGTCGCCCTCGGCGAACCGCACTCCGCACGGGGCTGGGCCTCGTTCGCGTACGCCGCCGCCGACCGGCTCTACGGCCCCTCCGACCAGCGTACGGTCGCCAGCGCGGCCACCCTGGCGGCGGTCCTGCACCGGGTCGGCAGCCACGAACGGGCGGCCCGGCTCTACCGTGACGTGATCATCGAGCTGACCGCGAACGACGGTCCGGAATCCCTGCGGGTGCTCGCCGCCCACGCCGACCTCGCCACAGTGGAGTACGCCCAGGGCGAGTGCCAGCTCGCCCGCAACCGGCTCGAGGACGCCTGGGAACTGCACCGCGAGGTGTACGGCGACGGTCACCTCAGCGGGATCAGGATGCTCGCCCGGCTCGGCGCGATGCAGCGCGACTGCGGGCACTTCACCGAGGCGCACGAGCACCTGGCCCTGGCCCGGGAACTGTGTCGCGAGCACCTGCCCGCCGACCATCCGCTCGCCGCCCAGGTGGCGGCACTCGCCCGAGCGGCGGCGAATCCCGACCACAGCTGCCACGACGGCCAGTCGGCCGAGTCCGCCGATCCGGACGAGCCGGGCAATCGCACGGCCGGACCGAACGCCGGCTACCCGACCCCGGCCGACAGCCCCGCGCCCCCGCCCGACAGTTACACCGCCCAGGACCGCTACACCGCGCCCGACCGCTATGCCGCCCCGGACCGCAATCCGTCCCCGACCGGCGCGTACCCGGCCGCGACCGGCGGATATCCACCCGCGGCCGAGACCTACCCGGTTCCCCCCGACACCTACCCGGCGGACGCCGACACCTACGCCGCCCCGGCGGACGTTTCCGCCGTGGACGCATACGGGGCACCAACCGACAGCCATCCGGCGCACGCCGAGCCGGCGCCCTCGCTCCCCCCGCCCCGGATGCCGCCACCGCGCGTGCCACCGCCCCGGCAACCGGCCGACCACGGGCCGTTCGGCCCCGGCGCGTCCTCGGCCGACACCGTCTACCCACCGGCCGACGACCGCGCGACGGACCGGGACAACCAGTGGTGGCCGCCCGACCGGGCCGAGTCCGACCCGGCGGACGAGCCCGTCGACGGACCGGACGACCAGCGGGCCGGCTGGACGTCCACCGGCCGGACGGGTTGGCGGACCGAACACCCCGCCGACCAGGACAACGACTCCTGGGCCCGCGCACCGACCGGCACCGACTGGGACCACGCACCGACCGGGTCCGGTTGGGACCACGCACCGACCGGCGCCGCCTGGAACCACGGCACGCCCGGTGGCGGATCGTCCCCGCTGCCGCCCGCCGTTCCCGGCATGACGGCCGACCCCGACAGCGGCCGGGACCCGTTCCGCGAGGCCGGTGGGGGCACCGGGACCAGGCACCTGCCGGAACGTCGGACGCAGGCCAAACTGCCCGTCCGGATCTACCAGCCACCGCGCCGGCCGCTGCGGCGCACCCTGCCGGTCATCCTCGCCGGCCTGGTGGTGGTCCTGCTCGGCACGGTCGCGGTGGTCGCCGGGTTCGCGTTGACCGGTGACGCCGATCCGGAACCGACCGGCCCCACCGGACCGACGCCGAGCGGCCCGGCCGCGGGCACGACACCCGAGGCAACCGTGCCCGGCCCGGTCGCGGCACCACAGGTCTCCCCCGGTGCGCCGCCCACCGCTCTGGCCATCCGGGACAGCCGGGACAGTGTGAGCCTGACCTGGATCTACCCGCCGGGTGCCGAGGGTCCGGTGGTGGTGTCGGCCGGACGGACCGGCCAGGAGCCGCGGGCCATCTACGAGTTGGCGCCGGGGACCACCAACTTCATCGTCTACTCGCTGAACCGGAACACCGACTACTGCTTCACCGTGGCCGTCGTCTACTCGGTGGACCTGGTCGGGCGGACCAAGCCGGTCTGCACCAACCGGTCGAGCTGA
- a CDS encoding sensor histidine kinase — translation MVIGVAGLAAGLFVGGALLVGALGWALQRTVDTEAFKTADAVAMLAAENALPDPLPVAGGEVRVQVIDERLRIRAASIDADRLVPMLNREQLARTHDRSGVYIPGRQIGLTGPVRVVAVPAGPPEDPQTVLVAKSMTDVTQSVNMVRSILLVGFPLLLVLLAVVAWRVIGATLRPVEALRAGAEEITGGARPGQLPVPASRDEIHRLAVTLNGMLDRMESARVRQRAFVADAAHELRSPLANMRTQLEVAQHLGDRTDWPAVADDLLADTKRLSRLVDDLLLLARADDGIPRQRRSSGPIELVELVDGVAQRYASPPVRVVPTAGDAWTEGEPDALDRVLANLLDNAVRHAAGEVVVTVVPQQDDNQGWHLVTVSDDGPGIPAADRDRVFDRFTRLDDARARDGGGAGLGLAIVRELVRRQGGTVRLADAGAEVAGTRPGSAPGLRVEVRLPAAARPPD, via the coding sequence ATGGTGATCGGGGTGGCGGGACTCGCCGCCGGCCTGTTCGTCGGCGGGGCGCTGCTGGTCGGGGCACTGGGCTGGGCCCTGCAACGCACCGTCGACACCGAGGCGTTCAAGACCGCCGACGCGGTCGCCATGCTGGCCGCCGAGAACGCCCTGCCCGATCCGCTTCCGGTCGCCGGAGGGGAGGTACGCGTGCAGGTGATCGACGAGCGGTTGCGGATCCGGGCCGCCAGCATCGACGCCGATCGCCTCGTGCCGATGCTCAACCGGGAGCAGCTTGCCCGTACCCATGACCGGTCCGGGGTCTACATCCCCGGCCGGCAGATCGGCCTGACCGGTCCGGTACGCGTGGTCGCGGTGCCCGCGGGGCCGCCCGAGGACCCGCAGACCGTACTCGTGGCGAAGTCGATGACCGATGTCACGCAGAGCGTGAACATGGTGCGCAGCATCCTCCTGGTCGGGTTTCCGCTGCTGCTGGTCCTGCTCGCGGTGGTCGCCTGGCGGGTGATCGGTGCCACCCTCCGTCCGGTGGAGGCGCTCCGGGCCGGGGCGGAGGAGATCACCGGAGGTGCCCGTCCGGGGCAGTTGCCCGTACCGGCGTCACGGGACGAGATCCATCGGTTGGCGGTCACCCTCAACGGCATGCTCGACCGGATGGAGTCGGCCCGGGTACGTCAGCGGGCCTTCGTCGCCGACGCCGCCCACGAGTTGCGCAGCCCACTGGCGAACATGCGTACGCAGTTGGAGGTGGCGCAGCACCTCGGCGACCGTACGGACTGGCCGGCGGTCGCCGACGACCTGCTTGCCGACACCAAACGGCTGAGCCGGCTCGTGGACGACCTGCTGCTGCTGGCGCGGGCCGACGACGGGATACCCCGGCAGCGCCGGTCGAGTGGGCCGATCGAGCTGGTGGAGTTGGTCGACGGTGTGGCCCAGCGGTATGCGTCGCCGCCGGTGCGGGTCGTACCGACGGCCGGGGACGCATGGACGGAGGGTGAGCCGGACGCGTTGGACCGGGTCCTGGCGAACCTCCTCGACAACGCGGTACGGCACGCGGCGGGCGAGGTCGTGGTGACCGTGGTTCCGCAGCAGGACGACAATCAGGGCTGGCACCTGGTGACCGTCAGCGACGACGGTCCCGGCATCCCTGCGGCGGACCGGGACCGGGTGTTCGACCGGTTCACCCGGCTGGACGACGCCCGGGCCCGCGACGGCGGCGGAGCCGGCCTGGGCCTGGCCATCGTCCGTGAGCTGGTACGCCGCCAGGGTGGCACGGTCCGGCTGGCCGACGCGGGCGCCGAGGTCGCCGGCACCCGTCCCGGCTCGGCCCCCGGTCTCCGAGTCGAGGTACGGCTACCGGCGGCAGCCCGACCGCCCGACTGA
- a CDS encoding response regulator transcription factor: MRLLVVEDEARLAAALQRGLQAEGFAVDVAGDGRTGLDLARHGGYDAMILDVMLPGLSGYRVVRQLRAEEQWLPVLMLSAKDGEYDQADGLDCGADDYLTKPFSYVVLLARLRALLRRGAPQRPAVLTAGDLSLDPARRRVTRDGVEVDLTAREYGLLEYLLRRAGQVVSKTELLDHVWDASLETAPNAVEVYVGYLRRKIGRDRLQTIRGAGYRLNQ; this comes from the coding sequence GTGCGGTTGCTGGTGGTGGAGGACGAGGCGCGGCTCGCCGCTGCTTTGCAGCGCGGTCTGCAGGCCGAGGGGTTCGCGGTCGACGTGGCCGGCGACGGACGGACCGGTCTCGACCTCGCCCGGCACGGCGGCTACGACGCGATGATCCTCGACGTGATGCTCCCCGGACTCTCCGGCTACCGGGTGGTACGGCAGCTACGGGCCGAGGAGCAGTGGCTGCCGGTGCTGATGCTCTCCGCCAAGGACGGCGAGTACGACCAGGCCGACGGGCTGGACTGCGGGGCGGACGACTACCTCACCAAACCCTTCTCGTACGTCGTGTTGCTGGCCCGGCTGCGGGCCCTGCTGCGTCGGGGCGCGCCGCAGCGCCCGGCGGTGCTGACCGCCGGGGACCTCAGCCTCGATCCGGCCAGGCGGCGGGTGACCCGCGACGGCGTGGAGGTCGACCTGACCGCCCGGGAGTACGGGCTGCTGGAGTACCTGCTGCGCCGGGCCGGGCAGGTGGTCTCCAAGACCGAGCTGCTGGACCACGTCTGGGACGCCAGCCTGGAGACCGCGCCGAACGCGGTCGAGGTCTACGTCGGCTACCTGCGCCGCAAGATCGGCCGCGACCGCCTGCAGACCATCCGTGGTGCCGGTTACCGGCTGAACCAATGA
- a CDS encoding LolA family protein, which translates to MSVFTNRPALRWVVPLAAAAVVVGGGAAIGTLSANAEPALPPRSAAQLLVDLQTAQVEGFSGTVVQRADLGLPALPGLGGSGSADLTALASGTHTLRVWYAGPDKARVALLGTLGESDFIRNGADVWNWRSQGNEATHYRLPASADTGESAPTGLPSTPQEAADQALAAIDPSTRVTVGRSATIAGRDAYELVLQPRDEASLVGQVRIAIDAKEHLPLRFELFAEGAEEAAFQVAFTQVDFNRPGDSQFTFNPPPGAKVTEANGDKRATDKPHSPGTGTDADKANAPTTVGKGWTTVVVGRVPAELAAGQLPAGAQGGGPQSFDSADLLGNLLDAFPKQSGDWGSGRLFSTRLVNVLLLDDGRVLAGAVTPQRLYEVAGGLR; encoded by the coding sequence ATGTCAGTTTTCACGAACCGCCCGGCGCTGCGCTGGGTGGTACCGCTCGCCGCCGCGGCGGTGGTCGTCGGCGGCGGCGCCGCGATCGGCACACTGAGCGCGAACGCCGAGCCGGCCCTGCCGCCGCGCAGCGCCGCCCAGCTTCTGGTCGACCTGCAGACCGCCCAGGTGGAGGGCTTCTCCGGCACGGTGGTGCAGCGGGCCGACCTGGGCCTGCCCGCGCTGCCGGGCCTCGGTGGTTCCGGCAGCGCCGACCTGACCGCGCTCGCCTCGGGTACGCACACCCTGCGGGTCTGGTACGCCGGTCCCGACAAGGCCAGGGTGGCGTTGCTCGGCACCCTGGGTGAGAGCGACTTCATCCGCAACGGCGCCGACGTCTGGAACTGGCGCAGTCAGGGCAACGAGGCGACCCACTACCGGCTGCCCGCCTCGGCGGACACCGGCGAATCCGCCCCGACCGGGCTGCCGTCGACTCCCCAGGAGGCGGCCGACCAGGCGTTGGCGGCGATCGACCCGAGCACCCGGGTGACGGTGGGCCGGTCCGCGACCATCGCCGGGCGGGACGCGTACGAGTTGGTGCTCCAACCGCGGGACGAGGCGTCCCTGGTCGGTCAGGTACGGATCGCCATCGACGCCAAGGAACACCTGCCGCTGCGGTTCGAGCTGTTCGCCGAGGGCGCCGAGGAGGCCGCCTTCCAGGTGGCCTTCACCCAGGTCGACTTCAACCGGCCGGGCGACAGCCAGTTCACCTTCAACCCGCCGCCGGGCGCCAAGGTGACCGAGGCCAACGGCGACAAGCGCGCCACGGACAAGCCGCACAGCCCCGGCACCGGCACCGACGCGGACAAGGCGAACGCACCGACCACGGTCGGCAAGGGTTGGACCACCGTGGTGGTCGGCCGGGTGCCGGCCGAGCTGGCCGCGGGGCAACTCCCGGCGGGCGCGCAGGGCGGTGGCCCGCAGTCCTTCGATTCGGCGGACCTGCTGGGCAACCTGCTCGACGCGTTCCCGAAGCAGAGCGGCGACTGGGGCAGCGGTCGGCTGTTCAGCACTCGGCTGGTCAACGTACTGCTCCTGGACGACGGCCGGGTACTGGCCGGTGCGGTCACCCCGCAACGGCTGTACGAGGTGGCCGGGGGCCTGCGCTGA